In one window of Mobula hypostoma chromosome 1, sMobHyp1.1, whole genome shotgun sequence DNA:
- the LOC134352964 gene encoding carboxypeptidase N subunit 2-like isoform X1: MCLLCCSKRWYRLKKHHQCFHEEICRCWKFKQHTQNAGGTQQARQHLQEEVTMDKFTHLLLLLLNTGLLTACPKKCSCYSKAVDCRSVSLLNFPPDIDHGTETLYLDENSLIRIPQNAFKNLTNLSYLGLSRNCLLLHNYTFDFLLELQALDLSANYLLEIQVDLFGNLPNLTWLNLANNKFKTLPVMRRHEKLTYLDLSNNELTVLQRTFNNFPRLDTLLLNNNRLQTLPSTLLHSLHLLDVLDLSNNELSSLPLQLFKNHRKLTDLRLDHNKLKNLTASLFSHQVNLQYLTISGNFITSLSPHIFANLTKILMLDLSNNSLTCLPKILISGLKALQTLKLSDNLINELKSETFRHNPNLTFLYLDNNQLSSLPVFEGLTHLEELTCSFNKLIGFPRGFAENLLKLKCLLVTNNLIRQWDPEMFQNITSVLLKDNPVCSEAMAAPVQSTHIDCRKEQCSSV, translated from the exons ATGTGCCTTTTGTGTTGCAGCAAGCGATGGTACCG ACTGAAAAAGCATCACCAATGttttcacgaggaaatctgcagatgctggaaattcaagcaacacacacaaaatgctggtggaacgcagcaggccaggcagcatctgcaggaagag GTAACCATGGACAAATTTACACATCTCCTCCTGCTCCTCCTGAACACAGGACTCCTCACTGCCTGTCCCAAGAAATGTTCCTGCTATTCTAAAGCAGTTGACTGCCGCAGTGTCTCTCTGCTGAATTTTCCACCTGACATTGACCATGGAACAGAAACATTATACCTGGATGAAAACTCTTTGATCAGAATCCCTCAGAATGCTTTTAAAAACCTCACAAACCTAAGCTACCTTGGTTTATCAAGAAATTGCCTCCTCCTTCACAACTACACGTTTGATTTTCTGCTTGAACTCCAAGCTTTGGACTTGTCTGCCAACTACCTGTTGGAGATACAAGTGGACCTGTTTGGAAACCTTCCAAACCTCACCTGGTTAAACCTGGCCAATAacaaatttaaaactctccctgtGATGAGGCGTCATGAGAAACTGACTTACCTAGATTTATCCAACAATGAACTCACGGTGCTCCAGAGAACATTCAACAACTTCCCTCGGCTGGACACCCTGCTTCTCAACAATAACAGACTGCAAACACTCCCATCAACACTGTTACACTCACTACATCTCCTCGATGTTCTGGACTTGTCCAACAATGAGCTaagctccctccctctccaactcttCAAGAACCATCGCAAGCTGACCGATCTGCGTCTGGACCACAACAAGTTAAAGAATCTCACAGCATCTTTGTTCAGCCATCAGGTTAATTTACAGTACCTAACCATCTCTGGGAACTTCATTACCAGTCTCTCACCTCATATATTTGCTAATTTGACCAAAATATTGATGCTTGACTTATCTAACAACTCATTGACCTGTCTACCAAAAATCCTCATCTCTGGTCTGAAAGCACTGCAAACATTGAAGCTCTCTGATAATCTTATTAATGAACTGAAGAGTGAAACATTCAGACATAACCCTAACCTAACATTCCTGTACCTGGACAACAACCAGCTCAGCAGCCTTCCAGTATTTGAAGGACTAACACATCTGGAAGAGCTGACTTGTTCCTTTAATAAGCTCATTGGCTTTCCAAGAGGATTTGCTGAGAATCTCCTAAAGTTGAAGTGTCTGCTGGTCACCAACAACCTCATTAGGCAATGGGACCCTGAGATGTTCCAAAACATTACCTCGGTCCTCTTGAAGGACAATCCAGTCTGTTCCGAGGCAATGGCAGCACCTGTCCAATCCACACACATTGACTGCAGGAAGGAGCAGTGCTCCTCAGTGTGA
- the LOC134352964 gene encoding carboxypeptidase N subunit 2-like isoform X3: MVPVTMDKFTHLLLLLLNTGLLTACPKKCSCYSKAVDCRSVSLLNFPPDIDHGTETLYLDENSLIRIPQNAFKNLTNLSYLGLSRNCLLLHNYTFDFLLELQALDLSANYLLEIQVDLFGNLPNLTWLNLANNKFKTLPVMRRHEKLTYLDLSNNELTVLQRTFNNFPRLDTLLLNNNRLQTLPSTLLHSLHLLDVLDLSNNELSSLPLQLFKNHRKLTDLRLDHNKLKNLTASLFSHQVNLQYLTISGNFITSLSPHIFANLTKILMLDLSNNSLTCLPKILISGLKALQTLKLSDNLINELKSETFRHNPNLTFLYLDNNQLSSLPVFEGLTHLEELTCSFNKLIGFPRGFAENLLKLKCLLVTNNLIRQWDPEMFQNITSVLLKDNPVCSEAMAAPVQSTHIDCRKEQCSSV, translated from the exons ATGGTACCG GTAACCATGGACAAATTTACACATCTCCTCCTGCTCCTCCTGAACACAGGACTCCTCACTGCCTGTCCCAAGAAATGTTCCTGCTATTCTAAAGCAGTTGACTGCCGCAGTGTCTCTCTGCTGAATTTTCCACCTGACATTGACCATGGAACAGAAACATTATACCTGGATGAAAACTCTTTGATCAGAATCCCTCAGAATGCTTTTAAAAACCTCACAAACCTAAGCTACCTTGGTTTATCAAGAAATTGCCTCCTCCTTCACAACTACACGTTTGATTTTCTGCTTGAACTCCAAGCTTTGGACTTGTCTGCCAACTACCTGTTGGAGATACAAGTGGACCTGTTTGGAAACCTTCCAAACCTCACCTGGTTAAACCTGGCCAATAacaaatttaaaactctccctgtGATGAGGCGTCATGAGAAACTGACTTACCTAGATTTATCCAACAATGAACTCACGGTGCTCCAGAGAACATTCAACAACTTCCCTCGGCTGGACACCCTGCTTCTCAACAATAACAGACTGCAAACACTCCCATCAACACTGTTACACTCACTACATCTCCTCGATGTTCTGGACTTGTCCAACAATGAGCTaagctccctccctctccaactcttCAAGAACCATCGCAAGCTGACCGATCTGCGTCTGGACCACAACAAGTTAAAGAATCTCACAGCATCTTTGTTCAGCCATCAGGTTAATTTACAGTACCTAACCATCTCTGGGAACTTCATTACCAGTCTCTCACCTCATATATTTGCTAATTTGACCAAAATATTGATGCTTGACTTATCTAACAACTCATTGACCTGTCTACCAAAAATCCTCATCTCTGGTCTGAAAGCACTGCAAACATTGAAGCTCTCTGATAATCTTATTAATGAACTGAAGAGTGAAACATTCAGACATAACCCTAACCTAACATTCCTGTACCTGGACAACAACCAGCTCAGCAGCCTTCCAGTATTTGAAGGACTAACACATCTGGAAGAGCTGACTTGTTCCTTTAATAAGCTCATTGGCTTTCCAAGAGGATTTGCTGAGAATCTCCTAAAGTTGAAGTGTCTGCTGGTCACCAACAACCTCATTAGGCAATGGGACCCTGAGATGTTCCAAAACATTACCTCGGTCCTCTTGAAGGACAATCCAGTCTGTTCCGAGGCAATGGCAGCACCTGTCCAATCCACACACATTGACTGCAGGAAGGAGCAGTGCTCCTCAGTGTGA
- the LOC134352964 gene encoding carboxypeptidase N subunit 2-like isoform X2: MGTRSPVIWVTMDKFTHLLLLLLNTGLLTACPKKCSCYSKAVDCRSVSLLNFPPDIDHGTETLYLDENSLIRIPQNAFKNLTNLSYLGLSRNCLLLHNYTFDFLLELQALDLSANYLLEIQVDLFGNLPNLTWLNLANNKFKTLPVMRRHEKLTYLDLSNNELTVLQRTFNNFPRLDTLLLNNNRLQTLPSTLLHSLHLLDVLDLSNNELSSLPLQLFKNHRKLTDLRLDHNKLKNLTASLFSHQVNLQYLTISGNFITSLSPHIFANLTKILMLDLSNNSLTCLPKILISGLKALQTLKLSDNLINELKSETFRHNPNLTFLYLDNNQLSSLPVFEGLTHLEELTCSFNKLIGFPRGFAENLLKLKCLLVTNNLIRQWDPEMFQNITSVLLKDNPVCSEAMAAPVQSTHIDCRKEQCSSV; this comes from the exons ATGGGAACAAGATCACCAGTGATCTGG GTAACCATGGACAAATTTACACATCTCCTCCTGCTCCTCCTGAACACAGGACTCCTCACTGCCTGTCCCAAGAAATGTTCCTGCTATTCTAAAGCAGTTGACTGCCGCAGTGTCTCTCTGCTGAATTTTCCACCTGACATTGACCATGGAACAGAAACATTATACCTGGATGAAAACTCTTTGATCAGAATCCCTCAGAATGCTTTTAAAAACCTCACAAACCTAAGCTACCTTGGTTTATCAAGAAATTGCCTCCTCCTTCACAACTACACGTTTGATTTTCTGCTTGAACTCCAAGCTTTGGACTTGTCTGCCAACTACCTGTTGGAGATACAAGTGGACCTGTTTGGAAACCTTCCAAACCTCACCTGGTTAAACCTGGCCAATAacaaatttaaaactctccctgtGATGAGGCGTCATGAGAAACTGACTTACCTAGATTTATCCAACAATGAACTCACGGTGCTCCAGAGAACATTCAACAACTTCCCTCGGCTGGACACCCTGCTTCTCAACAATAACAGACTGCAAACACTCCCATCAACACTGTTACACTCACTACATCTCCTCGATGTTCTGGACTTGTCCAACAATGAGCTaagctccctccctctccaactcttCAAGAACCATCGCAAGCTGACCGATCTGCGTCTGGACCACAACAAGTTAAAGAATCTCACAGCATCTTTGTTCAGCCATCAGGTTAATTTACAGTACCTAACCATCTCTGGGAACTTCATTACCAGTCTCTCACCTCATATATTTGCTAATTTGACCAAAATATTGATGCTTGACTTATCTAACAACTCATTGACCTGTCTACCAAAAATCCTCATCTCTGGTCTGAAAGCACTGCAAACATTGAAGCTCTCTGATAATCTTATTAATGAACTGAAGAGTGAAACATTCAGACATAACCCTAACCTAACATTCCTGTACCTGGACAACAACCAGCTCAGCAGCCTTCCAGTATTTGAAGGACTAACACATCTGGAAGAGCTGACTTGTTCCTTTAATAAGCTCATTGGCTTTCCAAGAGGATTTGCTGAGAATCTCCTAAAGTTGAAGTGTCTGCTGGTCACCAACAACCTCATTAGGCAATGGGACCCTGAGATGTTCCAAAACATTACCTCGGTCCTCTTGAAGGACAATCCAGTCTGTTCCGAGGCAATGGCAGCACCTGTCCAATCCACACACATTGACTGCAGGAAGGAGCAGTGCTCCTCAGTGTGA
- the LOC134352964 gene encoding carboxypeptidase N subunit 2-like isoform X4 — protein sequence MDKFTHLLLLLLNTGLLTACPKKCSCYSKAVDCRSVSLLNFPPDIDHGTETLYLDENSLIRIPQNAFKNLTNLSYLGLSRNCLLLHNYTFDFLLELQALDLSANYLLEIQVDLFGNLPNLTWLNLANNKFKTLPVMRRHEKLTYLDLSNNELTVLQRTFNNFPRLDTLLLNNNRLQTLPSTLLHSLHLLDVLDLSNNELSSLPLQLFKNHRKLTDLRLDHNKLKNLTASLFSHQVNLQYLTISGNFITSLSPHIFANLTKILMLDLSNNSLTCLPKILISGLKALQTLKLSDNLINELKSETFRHNPNLTFLYLDNNQLSSLPVFEGLTHLEELTCSFNKLIGFPRGFAENLLKLKCLLVTNNLIRQWDPEMFQNITSVLLKDNPVCSEAMAAPVQSTHIDCRKEQCSSV from the coding sequence ATGGACAAATTTACACATCTCCTCCTGCTCCTCCTGAACACAGGACTCCTCACTGCCTGTCCCAAGAAATGTTCCTGCTATTCTAAAGCAGTTGACTGCCGCAGTGTCTCTCTGCTGAATTTTCCACCTGACATTGACCATGGAACAGAAACATTATACCTGGATGAAAACTCTTTGATCAGAATCCCTCAGAATGCTTTTAAAAACCTCACAAACCTAAGCTACCTTGGTTTATCAAGAAATTGCCTCCTCCTTCACAACTACACGTTTGATTTTCTGCTTGAACTCCAAGCTTTGGACTTGTCTGCCAACTACCTGTTGGAGATACAAGTGGACCTGTTTGGAAACCTTCCAAACCTCACCTGGTTAAACCTGGCCAATAacaaatttaaaactctccctgtGATGAGGCGTCATGAGAAACTGACTTACCTAGATTTATCCAACAATGAACTCACGGTGCTCCAGAGAACATTCAACAACTTCCCTCGGCTGGACACCCTGCTTCTCAACAATAACAGACTGCAAACACTCCCATCAACACTGTTACACTCACTACATCTCCTCGATGTTCTGGACTTGTCCAACAATGAGCTaagctccctccctctccaactcttCAAGAACCATCGCAAGCTGACCGATCTGCGTCTGGACCACAACAAGTTAAAGAATCTCACAGCATCTTTGTTCAGCCATCAGGTTAATTTACAGTACCTAACCATCTCTGGGAACTTCATTACCAGTCTCTCACCTCATATATTTGCTAATTTGACCAAAATATTGATGCTTGACTTATCTAACAACTCATTGACCTGTCTACCAAAAATCCTCATCTCTGGTCTGAAAGCACTGCAAACATTGAAGCTCTCTGATAATCTTATTAATGAACTGAAGAGTGAAACATTCAGACATAACCCTAACCTAACATTCCTGTACCTGGACAACAACCAGCTCAGCAGCCTTCCAGTATTTGAAGGACTAACACATCTGGAAGAGCTGACTTGTTCCTTTAATAAGCTCATTGGCTTTCCAAGAGGATTTGCTGAGAATCTCCTAAAGTTGAAGTGTCTGCTGGTCACCAACAACCTCATTAGGCAATGGGACCCTGAGATGTTCCAAAACATTACCTCGGTCCTCTTGAAGGACAATCCAGTCTGTTCCGAGGCAATGGCAGCACCTGTCCAATCCACACACATTGACTGCAGGAAGGAGCAGTGCTCCTCAGTGTGA